From a single Acidobacteriota bacterium genomic region:
- a CDS encoding GNAT family N-acetyltransferase, producing the protein MKNSEPLSPPELLTASHDCSRFACGKPALNQFLKKYALINQENEISRTYVATRNSFAVGYYTLAFGSVSHAEATPAVKAKLPQYPIPIILLARLAVDIREKGKGLGKGLLKDAMLRTLAAADIAGLRAMLTHAKDEEAKHFYLRYGFRESPIEPLTLMLNIKDIRASLR; encoded by the coding sequence ATGAAAAATAGCGAACCGCTCAGCCCGCCGGAGTTGCTGACCGCGTCGCATGACTGTTCCCGATTCGCCTGCGGCAAACCTGCACTCAACCAGTTCCTCAAGAAATACGCTCTGATCAATCAAGAGAACGAGATCTCGCGGACCTACGTTGCGACCCGGAATAGCTTTGCTGTCGGTTATTATACGCTCGCTTTCGGGTCAGTCTCGCATGCTGAGGCGACGCCCGCGGTCAAGGCTAAGCTTCCGCAGTATCCGATTCCCATCATCCTGCTCGCAAGACTTGCGGTCGATATCCGCGAAAAAGGAAAAGGGCTCGGGAAGGGATTACTCAAGGACGCAATGTTGAGAACTCTTGCAGCCGCGGACATTGCCGGGCTTCGGGCTATGCTGACTCACGCCAAGGACGAAGAAGCAAAGCACTTCTATCTGCGTTACGGATTCCGGGAATCACCGATCGAACCGCTTACCTTGATGCTGAACATCAAAGACATCAGGGCGAGCTTGAGGTGA
- a CDS encoding acyl-CoA carboxylase subunit beta, whose amino-acid sequence MSKSENRLRALTDEYLQLEEKLKQGGGPEKVAKIHKQGKLTARERIELLLDKDTYAQEIGLLVAYDEYGGQAPAAAVVTVVGKIRGRECVVVANDATIKAGAWYPETIKKILRAQEIAMRNRVPIIYLVDSAGVNLPYQGGVFPGQYGAARIFYYNSIMRRYLKVPQIAAVMGMCVAGGAYLPALSDVILMVEGTSFMGLGGANLVKGATGQTIDNETLGGAMTHNAMSGVAHYRTKDEDECITKIRDLVAEMPAKDPTRVSIEESREPLAVSDKLYEILPEDHRAPYDMQAVLETFLDEGGIDEFQADFAKEMICGTARIGGILVGVIANSRGMSKGKPGEPPRFGGIVYTESAEKTAYFIENCDRHGTPLLFVQDVSGFMVGADAEHSGIIRAGARFVEAMATARVPKIVLTINHASGAGYYAMAGQGFDPDFIFSLPTGRMGVMEGDSAVQAIFGTQLDKLKAAGETPSAELEAEMQKVRETYDRELDAKHAAARGLVDAIITPEDLRPALLLALQTTLNTSTPHIGAFVLPTI is encoded by the coding sequence ATGAGTAAATCTGAAAATCGCCTCCGAGCTCTTACCGATGAATACCTGCAGCTTGAGGAAAAGCTCAAGCAGGGCGGCGGGCCGGAGAAGGTTGCGAAAATTCACAAACAAGGGAAGCTGACCGCCCGCGAGCGCATCGAGCTTTTGCTCGATAAGGACACCTACGCGCAGGAGATCGGCCTTCTGGTCGCCTATGACGAATATGGCGGGCAGGCTCCGGCCGCGGCTGTTGTTACCGTCGTTGGAAAGATACGAGGCCGTGAGTGCGTCGTCGTCGCCAACGACGCGACGATCAAAGCAGGTGCTTGGTATCCGGAGACGATCAAAAAGATACTCCGCGCACAGGAGATCGCGATGCGGAACCGCGTCCCGATCATCTATCTCGTCGATTCGGCCGGCGTAAATTTGCCATATCAAGGCGGCGTCTTCCCGGGACAATACGGTGCGGCCCGCATCTTCTATTACAACTCGATAATGCGGCGCTATCTAAAGGTGCCGCAGATCGCGGCCGTTATGGGAATGTGCGTCGCCGGCGGAGCTTATCTGCCCGCACTCAGCGACGTGATACTGATGGTCGAGGGCACTTCCTTTATGGGCCTCGGCGGTGCAAATTTGGTCAAAGGTGCGACCGGCCAGACCATCGACAATGAAACTCTCGGCGGGGCGATGACGCACAACGCCATGTCCGGCGTCGCCCATTACCGCACAAAAGACGAGGATGAATGCATCACCAAGATCCGCGACCTCGTCGCCGAAATGCCCGCCAAAGATCCGACGCGTGTTTCGATCGAAGAAAGCCGTGAGCCCTTAGCCGTAAGCGATAAGCTTTATGAAATACTGCCTGAAGATCATCGAGCTCCATACGACATGCAGGCCGTGCTCGAAACTTTTCTCGACGAGGGCGGTATAGATGAATTTCAGGCAGATTTCGCAAAAGAGATGATCTGCGGTACTGCGCGGATCGGCGGCATTCTGGTTGGCGTTATTGCAAACAGCCGCGGGATGTCGAAAGGCAAGCCGGGCGAGCCGCCTCGTTTTGGCGGGATAGTTTACACCGAATCGGCGGAAAAGACGGCGTATTTCATCGAGAACTGCGACCGCCACGGCACGCCGCTTTTGTTTGTCCAAGATGTGTCGGGCTTTATGGTCGGCGCCGATGCCGAGCACTCGGGCATCATCCGTGCGGGAGCCCGTTTCGTCGAGGCAATGGCGACCGCCCGCGTGCCGAAGATTGTTTTGACCATCAACCACGCCTCGGGTGCGGGTTATTATGCGATGGCCGGCCAGGGCTTTGACCCCGACTTCATCTTCTCGCTGCCGACCGGGCGAATGGGCGTGATGGAAGGCGACAGCGCCGTTCAGGCGATCTTTGGAACACAACTCGATAAGCTCAAGGCGGCCGGCGAAACGCCCTCGGCCGAACTAGAAGCCGAGATGCAAAAGGTTCGCGAAACCTACGACCGCGAGCTCGACGCCAAGCACGCCGCCGCCCGTGGCCTTGTCGATGCGATCATCACGCCCGAAGACCTCCGTCCGGCATTGCTTCTCGCACTCCAAACGACCCTGAACACATCAACGCCGCACATCGGCGCGTTTGTCCTTCCGACGATATAA